The Coffea eugenioides isolate CCC68of chromosome 8, Ceug_1.0, whole genome shotgun sequence genome has a segment encoding these proteins:
- the LOC113780894 gene encoding uncharacterized protein LOC113780894, with amino-acid sequence MVLSENSSSDESFQNLDNNETGDLIVPDSESEQEMDHLKEVLRNKMWTYNPREDIEFKKGQLFTNVDAFRAALKDYVIQKGFHIKRLKNEKTRCTAICDVAGCTWRIHASPIANSVTFMIKTYTHEHTCVMDNKNRKATFDWMAKKLIAVRTYPNLSRKGIEAEMLKYGVHPNKQQVYRAKQKAREEIEGTHSESYSKLSKYVVLLRQHNPGNVYKIHYDRPNLLVEPRFLRLFISFKSQKDGFLGSCRSFVGFDGCHLKGSFGGVLLAAVALDGNNSIFSIAFAIVEVENKETWRVNIVYEQLLPSAIGRYCCRHISMNFKSQFPGVLLSTFFWQAAKSYDAIGFTQAMQRIKVMNIEAWRYLSKIPVSTWARHAFSTDLKCDHVTNNFTESFNAWIGDLGCQPILTLVEGLRKNFMKKLHKRYQKACTWTSAIPKNIIEKLKKIVIHSRRCSLQMASEDLFEVTDGDRTFIVSLNQKTCDCGAFQLSRLPCKHAALGIVYRRQKLETYCDPCFSTEMYLKTYSGMIHPIPHEKRWPPLIDVTPKTVFPPPLRRAPGRPRVNRRRGPDEPSQSQAKRSTTMRCGNCKATGHNTITCQRTPGTQFVRGKPGRGIANTGLAGSVLWDHADGNVPIVVSSQGSNPSSSTQSPLMNADLNLQTATNATKRKRGRPSNKSAPSVVYNPKRKTSTVVPQPFAGMHTAALHPSGSAQVQTDVNINASVSHDSHNVSSSFTF; translated from the exons ATGGTTCTGTCTGAGAATTCTAGCAGTGATGAAAGTTTTCAAAACTTGGATAATAATGAAACTGGTGATCTAATTGTACCAGATTCTGAATCTGAGCAAGAAATGGACCATTTAAAAGAAGTGCTAAGAAACAAGATGTGGACTTACAATCCAAGAGAGGACATAGAATTCAAGAAGGGACAGTTATTCACTAATGTTGATGCCTTTAGAGCAGCACTGAAGGATTATGTGATCCAAAAAGGATTTCACATCAAAAGGCTGAAGAATGAGAAAACCAGGTGTACTGCAATCTGTGATGTTGCTGGATGTACATGGAGGATTCATGCGTCCCCTATAGCTAATTCAGTAACATTTATGATTAAGACATACACACATGAACACACATGTGTGATGGATAATAAAAATCGTAAGGCCACCTTTGACTGGATGGCCAAAAAACTGATAGCTGTGAGAACCTATCCTAACTTGTCAAGAAAGGGCATTGAAGCTGAGATGCTAAAATATGGCGTGCATCCTAACAAACAGCAAGTGTATAGAGCCAAACAAAAGGCAAGAGAAGAGATTGAAGGCACACATTCAGAATCATATAGTAAACTGTCCAAATATGTTGTGCTTCTTAGGCAACATAATCCTGGTAATGTTTATAAGATTCATTATGACAGACCAAATCTACTAGTTGAACCAAGGTTCCTGAGACTTTTTATTAGCTTTAAAAGTCAGAAAGATGGATTTTTAGGTAGTTGTAGATCCTTTGTTGGATTTGATGGATGTCATTTGAAAGGTAGTTTTGGTGGAGTATTGCTGGCTGCTGTTGCATTAGATGGTAATAACAGCATATTTTCCATTGCTTTTGCTATTGTTGAGGTAGAAAACAAAGAGACTTGGA GGGTGAACATTGTATATGAACAGCTGCTGCCATCTGCAATTGGAAGATACTGTTGCAGACATATTTCCATGAACTTTAAGTCTCAATTCCCTGGAGTGTTACTGAGCACCTTCTTTTGGCAAGCTGCTAAGAGTTATGATGCAATTGGATTTACACAAGCAATGCAGAGAATCAAGGTCATGAATATAGAAGCATGGAGGTACTTATCCAAGATTCCAGTTTCTACTTGGGCTAGACATGCTTTCTCAACAGATTTGAAATGTGACCATGTCACAAACAATTTCACGGAATCCTTCAATGCTTGGATTGGAGACTTAGGGTGCCAACCAATACTGACACTTGTTGAAGGACTGAGGAAAAACTTTATGAAGAAATTACACAAAAGGTACCAAAAGGCTTGCACATGGACGTCTGCTATCCCAAAAAACATCATAGAAAAGCTCAAGAAAATTGTAATACATTCTAGGAGATGTTCATTGCAGATGGCCAGTGAGGATTTGTTTGAAGTTACTGATGGTGACAGAACGTTTATAGTGAGTTTGAACCAGAAAACTTGTGACTGTGGAGCTTTCCAATTGTCTAGACTCCCATGCAAGCATGCTGCACTTGGAATTGTATACAGAAGACAGAAGTTGGAGACATACTGTGATCCTTGCTTCTCAACAGAAATGTATCTCAAGACATACAGTGGCATGATACATCCAATTCCTCACGAGAAGAGATGGCCTCCATTAATTGATGTCACACCAAAAACTGTCTTTCCACCACCATTGAGAAGAGCTCCAGGTCGTCCAAGAGTTAATAGAAGGAGAGGGCCTGATGAGCCAAGCCAATCTCAAGCAAAAAGGTCAACCACTATGAGATGTGGCAACTGCAAAGCTACTGGACATAATACTATAACATGTCAAAGAACACCT GGGACTCAATTTGTTAGAGGAAAGCCAGGAAGGGGAATTGCAAATACAGGACTTGCAGGATCTGTTCTATGG GATCATGCTGATGGCAATGTGCCTATTGTCGTTTCTAGTCAAGGCAGTAACCCAAGTTCATCAACTCAATCACCATTAATGAATGCTGACTTGAATCTGCAAACAGCAACCAATGCTACTAAGAGAAAG AGAGGACGACCTTCCAACAAATCTGCTCCATCTGTTGTATATAACCCCAAAAGGAAAACTTCAACAGTAGTACCTCAACCATTTGCAGGAATGCATACTGCTGCACTACATCCCAGTGGAAGTGCCCAAGTACAAACTGATGTCAACATCAATGCTTCAGTTTCTCATGATTCTCACAATGTCAGCAGCAGCTTCACCTTTTAG